A window of the Miscanthus floridulus cultivar M001 chromosome 14, ASM1932011v1, whole genome shotgun sequence genome harbors these coding sequences:
- the LOC136504642 gene encoding uncharacterized protein → MEPDAAQNPSPVPPPISAYYQTRAEHHAVVSSDWLAHAAAAAAAIPPGADAADAAALPPPPSSPGAGGGVIEEFNFWRRKPEAAEAVAAIMALAAVIRSSRATTMMELEIELKKASDKLKSWDATSISLSAACDLFMRFVTRTSHLEHEKFDAAKSRLIERGEKFGEISLKARKTIAMLSQDFIYDGCTILVHGYSRVVLEVLKLAASNRKLFRVLCTEGRPDRTGLRMSNELAALGIPVKVLIDSAVAYSMDEVDMVFVGADGVVESGGIINMMGTYQIALVAHSMNKPVYVAAESYKFARLYPLDQKDMTPAHRPIDFGVPVPTGVEVETSARDYTPPQYLTLLLTDLGVLTPSVVSDELIQLYL, encoded by the exons ATGGAGCCCGACGCCGCCCAAAACCCTAGCCCCGTCCCGCCGCCCATCTCCGCCTACTACCAGACGCGCGCGGAGCACCACGCCGTCGTCTCCAGCGACTGGCtcgcgcacgccgccgccgccgccgcagccatcCCCCCCGGCGCCGATGCCGCCGACGCGGCCGCCCTGCCCCCGCCCCCGTCGTCCCccggggccggcggcggcgtcaTCGAGGAGTTCAACTTCTGGCGCCGCAAGCCCGAGGCCGCGGAGGCGGTGGCCGCCATCATGGCACTCGCCGCCGTCATCCGCTCCAGCAGGGCCACCACCATGATGGAGCTCGAGATCGAGCTCAAGAAGGCGTCTGATAAGCTCAAG TCCTGGGATGCTACATCCATTTCTCTTTCAGCTGCTTGTGATTTGTTCATGCGGTTTGTAACGAGGACATCACATCTGGAGCATGAGAAGTTTGATGCAGCAAAATCACGCCTAATTGAGCGAGGAGAAAAATTTGGAGAGATATCTTTAAAG GCTCGCAAGACAATTGCAATGCTTAGCCAGGATTTCATTTATGATGGGTGTACTATACTTGTCCATGGGTATTCCAGGGTAGTATTGGAAGTTCTAAAGCTTGCTGCATCCAATCGCAAGCTCTTTCGGGTACTATGCACAG AGGGCAGGCCAGACAGAACTGGTTTAAGAATGTCAAATGAACTTGCAGCATTAGGCATCCCTGTTAAGGTTCTAATTGATTCAGCTGTTGCTTATTCTATGGATGAAGTTGACATGGTATTTGTTGGTGCTGATGGGGTTGTTGAGAGTGGAGGCATAATCAATATGATGGGCACTTATCAGATAGCTCTTGTGGCTCATAGTATGAACAAACCTGTTTATGTGGCAGCTGAAAGTTACAAG TTCGCTCGGCTATATCCCTTGGATCAAAAGGACATGACACCAGCTCACCGACCAATAGATTTTGGAGTCCCAGTACCCACTGGGGTGGAAGTGGAGACATCTGCAAGAGACTACACACCTCCTCAATATCTCACACTTCTCCTGACGGATCTTGGTGTTCTGACGCCTTCTGTTGTTAGTGATGAGCTCATCCAATTGTATCTATGA